In Panicum virgatum strain AP13 chromosome 5K, P.virgatum_v5, whole genome shotgun sequence, the genomic window ACAAGCTTCTTCCTTGAATCCGTCTGAATTGCTTCAACCAATTATACATCAAACAGGAAGCAAAGAAAATCCTATTCCCCACTGATTCCCTTCTCCTTCCACCTGGCGCCTCGTCACCTTCGCCCGCAGTACCGTTGCTTGTTACCTCCACCTGCAGTACTGCCGCTTGTCCCTCGGCAGGACCCCGTGCATAGGCTCCCTGCACGCCCGACGGCCGCTTGTCCTCAACCACACACTCGCGATACCTCATCTCTCTCCGTCGTCATTAGTGCTGCTCGGGTGGACGATTCGAAGTGCTCGAGGTCGATCCGCGGCTGGTACAGCTCGAttcgcggcggtggaggtgaaagtgatctaggcttgagttttggtggttaatgacaaaatatatatgtatttaattATGTATTCAAGCATGTGTTCAGGTTATGATTATAAACAGGTGAATCAAGTAATGATAGATGACCCatcaaaaaaagaaatgaaaaaaacgGTGTTCAAGCATACtcaaaaaattagattttatatttaaaatttgagtataggaatgccgtactattaagagagATTTGATTTAAGAGTTTTGATTTGAAACTAGTGCTAATAGAACCTAGACGAAGCTCAGTGAGCCATGAAAACAACTCCAAGACATTACCTATGTAAAAAAAAACTGTCAAACCCGGATTCTCCGGGTGAGAGGCAGAGTCTCCGGATGCTCCTggcccggagtttccgggcttatacccggagtctccgagTAACCCTGTCCCAACGGCTATATTCTatgtgaaggggtatttatacccctccaCACCCCTTCAGCCCCTctctcttgccactttgacGAGCTGAACTCAACCCTAAGCCAAGAAAAGCTCTCTCACTCccctttcttcattcttgagtgattcctttgagggatttgagtgagagcGAAGCAAGAGCAAAGGTtcgtgctagtgagcctcattcccacctcttgagcacttggttttggtcaagcccgcggattcaagtttgttactcttggagccttgtgctcatAGACGGCTAGgtgtgcttgtgattgctcggCCTCGATTGTGAGCAgtacaagaagtttgtaagcttcaTTCCTCTCCGAGAAATCCATAGTACGTGACTTTGGGCTTGAAGGTGATTtcgcccttgggagaggagtataggggttcttgagcaccgtctcttgaatccttcctcaatggagacgtagcatcttcgggtgtgaacttcgggaaacaaattaTTATCTCTCTTGTGTTGTTTTACTTGATTTCGTCactatttgcttgtgagacctTCTTCCTAGgctttgagctcgatctactcgtATACAAGTTTCTAGTGTAAACCAACCTTTGGAACTTCATCTCTAGGAACATCTGGTACTTGTATTTTtactcgatctacttttcttgCATAGATTCTTGCAGTTTACTTACCGCAATTTCATACCAGGGGTCTCTGGAAAAGAGCTCCGGATACTTCGGATCCAAAACCCGGTGTTTCCgagcttatacccggagttttcGGACTGCGTCTGTAATTAACAGCCTTTTAAGTGTTTTTAagttgcagattgcctattcatcTCCCCTCTAGGCATCTCAAAAGTCCAGAGGTCGCTTTGCGGTGCCGGATGTCGATTCGCTGGATGTAACTCGAATCGTAGTGCTGCACGGGCGTTGGCGTTCTGGTATCATCATCACCTGGAGCTGGAGCGTGTGGAGTGTCACTAAATGAGTTTTTCTTAGAGTTGGAGCGTCGTGAGTGAGAGCAAGTAGAAGTGAGAAGTCGAGCAAAGCGAATTGAGTTGGGAGCGCTGCCAAACACAGCCTAAGTTTGGATGGCAACTTCACAGTCTTTCTTTCTCCTTACATACTACTCCTTTTGTCCCAAATAAAAGTTATTCTTTGAATTCTAGaacaaaattaataaaaattaaaataaccaAGTTTGTTCTTTTTTATTTGACACTAATGGATTTTGCATGCACATAAACTTTATAAATATGGTAAGATGATTTGTTTTTGATAAACTTTTAATGCTAGAGTGATTTGTCTTTTTTGGACGTAGGTAGTATGCTATTCTTGAACAAAAGGAAGCATGGTGAGCTCCTTTCTCAATTATTCTTCCAAAATAATATATCTATGTCTATCCAGATACGGGATAAAACAAGTTTGCAATATCTTAACAAAAAAATGATTAAACAACCGTTAATGATTGGTGGGTTGTAAAGAAACGCCtgctgtgtgtgtgtgcgtggtGGGGGGATCCCATGGGAGGAAATCATATTTAACTGGAGAGGTGATCACCTCCATCCTCCTTAAGGGCATCCTCCAAATCCCAGCGCACACACAGGGGTCCAACCATACAAATTAACAAATCAATAAGACGAGAACAACCTTCCCAATCTGTCTCCAAGAAAAATACAGTCAAATACCCCACccctcccaagtcccaacctTCCCTTTTTAATTTCCACATAAAGGCTCTGTTTAGATCACACCCCATAAGtcctgtaaacgcaaaaaaatatcacatcaaatgtttcgacacatgcatagagtaataaataaagtctatttacaaaactttttgcatgaatgtgctgtaaatcgcgaggcgaatctaatgagcctacttaatccatgatttgcaacaatagtgttacagtaaccattcgctaattattaattaatcatagattaattagcatcattagattcgtcttgcgatttacaacccatatgtgcaaaaaaatttataaataaacttcatttagtacttcaaattaaccaAATTCGAACAAAAAAATTTTGCCCGTGGAACTAAACACGTCCAGAATACTCCACTGCACCCTCCCTTTCCCTCTCCTCGCTCTACTGCCTCCCCTGCTGCAGATATCACAAGCTTTTCCTGCTGCACCTGCAGCTTCTCCATCTGCAGTGCGAGCAGCTGCTAAATTCCCCATAAGCGCCTGCCCTCCTGCCCCCAGCACAGCACGAGGATCGATCATTCACTCACTACAGTGGCGTACTAGATTTCCACTTGTGCGCACACAGCGGCAGCAGGAGGCGTGCATAGTGGTGATGCACAGGTGAGCTGCTGCGGGCGGCCGCCGCTAGGCTAGCTCCATGGAGGATCTGTACAGCATCCACCCGGGGATctcgcgggccggcggcgcggcgagcgaggtgtccgtcgccggcgccggcggtgcggcggcgccgtcggatCTGACGGAGCTCATGAAGGCGCAGATCGCCAGCCACCCGCGctacccctccctcctctccgcctACATCGAGTGCCGCAAGGTGCGTGCGCGTCTGCTGCGTGCAGAGAGATCGATCTTGCGGGGGGGCTCGCTAGCTGTGCATGCCAAGAATTGATCGATGATGCTTTTCAGCCCGCGTCGTCTACGTGCGCGCGGTTTCTTGATTTCCAGGTGGGAGCGCCTCCGCAGGTGGCGTCGCTGCTGGAGGAGGTCAGCCGGgagaggcgcggcggcgccggcgagatcGGCGTCGATCCCGAGCTCGACGAGTTCATGGTCTGCTCCTGCGCAAGCCTCGTGTATATGTCTGTCGAACTAGAGGGAGAATTAGCCGAGTAAttgctgcggcgagcgccgggATTAATAATTTGCCGCGCGATTTGCTCCTAATCGCCTGTTATTACATGTGCGCGCGCTTGGGATTTGTTTCCAGGACTCGTACTGCCGGGTGCTGGTGCGGTACAAGGAGGAGCTGTCGCGGCCGTTCGACGAGGCCGCGTCGTTCCTGAGCAGCATCCAGGCGCAGCTCAGCAACCTCtgcagcggcggcagctcgccggcggcgacgaccgcCACGCACTCCGGTAAGGAAACGCACGCGTCCATCCACATACGGCCTAGCTAAAAAGAATTCACGCGCACGCATCCATACACATCCATGGTGTTGGTGGCACAAGTTACAATTGCAAACGCACATGGTAGTATGGTACTAGTATTCCAGAGGTTACACCGCGTTGCACGCTGGTTTTGTGAGTGAGCGTGCGTTTTGTTGCCGTGTGTGTGTCAAATTAAAAGAAAAGATGCAGGACTCTGAAAGCGTTCATGTGCATGCGTGTGCGTGTGTTCTTGCTGAAGGGTCAAATCGTGTCCATGCAAACGGGTGCAGGGTGTCAGAGCTGGAGTAAAGCATTGGGAGGGTGCTTGTGTAGGGTTTTGTCCAAGGTTGGAgccttcctcctctctttctctctatcTAGCCACCTTATCTCTCTACCGTACGTCCTCTCTCTCTAGGCTTTAGTAGCTATAGGCTCTGATGGAACTTGAGAGAAGCGTGGGATGTgtttagttttaaaatttttctttccaaacttcactattcatctATCATATCAAATATTTTTGGctcatgtatggagcattaaatatgtgtaaataaaaaaactaattacatagttttaaTATACACGATGatacgaattttttgagcctagttagatcatggtaggacaacaattaccacaaacaaatgaaaagtgctacaatataCTACAATgttcgatgtgactttttttaccaccacatctaaacacagccgtgGTGGGGAGTGACCGAGTGAGCTTGCTTGGATAGACTGGCCTTGCTGTTCGGTTGATTTAAAAGCCGGCTGATTTCGGCTGATTTAATAGTACCATGTAAGAAGAAATAAGTCAAAACAAGTCGAAGTAAGCCGGGAAAAAAGAAGCGAACAGGGCCTGGCTTGCAGCTTGTTGCTGTGCTCGCTGGATCTGGAATTCTGGATGACGGTGGATGCTGGTTTTAACCATTGGACGGAGAGGAGTACGTACTGCACTGAAGTGGAGAAATTTTTTGATAGAAAAAAGGTTTATATTAGAGGCTAGTTTTTTGGGAGGAAAAAAGGTTTATATTAGAGGCTAGTAGAGCTAGCTCGTGCTTAGGAGATCTCTTGCCGGATTCGGTGGTTGTACTTTGACAAGACATATCATATCATCACGGTAGTGGTAATTTCTGGTGGTGCGGGTTCTTTTTTACATAATTATGATTCTATATGGCTTGCATTTTATAATATTATTACAGTGTCCGTATTCCCCCCTCTTTTTGGACCCCGGGGAAGGGAGAAATGGAGGCCTTTAATAGCTAGGTTTGGTTTTTGTGCCCATACAATTTGCAGTATACGACAGTGAAAGGATGTTGGTGTTACCCTTCGAACAAGTATTATTATAATATGATATTCgatgcgttcggcaggctggagctggaggctgtagctggaatggtgtgagagaaaaatactgttgggctggctgcagctggagctggtggatggagtggtgtgagaggaaaatactgttgggctggagtTGGAGCTGGTTGCCGAACGGAGTGATTATAACAAGCTGTAAGCATGCTAAACGCTAGG contains:
- the LOC120706673 gene encoding homeobox protein knotted-1-like 1 isoform X1; the encoded protein is MEDLYSIHPGISRAGGAASEVSVAGAGGAAAPSDLTELMKAQIASHPRYPSLLSAYIECRKPASSTCARFLDFQVGAPPQVASLLEEVSRERRGGAGEIGVDPELDEFMDSYCRVLVRYKEELSRPFDEAASFLSSIQAQLSNLCSGGSSPAATTATHSDNMMGSSEDEQCSGDTDVPDIGQEHSSRLADHELKDMLLKKYSGCLSRLRSEFLKKRKKGKLPKDARTVLLEWWNTHYRWPYPTEEDKVRLAAMTGLDPKQINNWFINQRKRHWKPSEDMRFALMEGVAGGSSGTTLYFDTGTIGP
- the LOC120706673 gene encoding homeobox protein knotted-1-like 1 isoform X2, producing the protein MEDLYSIHPGISRAGGAASEVSVAGAGGAAAPSDLTELMKAQIASHPRYPSLLSAYIECRKVGAPPQVASLLEEVSRERRGGAGEIGVDPELDEFMDSYCRVLVRYKEELSRPFDEAASFLSSIQAQLSNLCSGGSSPAATTATHSDNMMGSSEDEQCSGDTDVPDIGQEHSSRLADHELKDMLLKKYSGCLSRLRSEFLKKRKKGKLPKDARTVLLEWWNTHYRWPYPTEEDKVRLAAMTGLDPKQINNWFINQRKRHWKPSEDMRFALMEGVAGGSSGTTLYFDTGTIGP